CGGAAGAACGATGGATAACTTTCTCAGATGCTTCAAGCATACAGCCAGAAAAGGCAAAGCTCTCTCTCCTTTCGGTATTTTAGTTATAGGAACCTATTATTTGAAACGGCTATCGTCTCCGTTCAGCAGACTGCTGCGGTATCCGTACAGAGCGTAAATCATCAATCCGACGACAAGCCAGCGAGGAAATGATCCCGATAGGCAAATCCCGCTGCGGCCGCTTCACCTCTTCGGCGGCGGTGGACAGCGCATCAAATCCGATATAGGCGAAGAACACGGTCGCCGCCCCGTTCATGATCCCGTGAACACCGAAAAGCATAAACGGCGTCCAGTTCTCGGGCTTCACATAAAAAATACCGGTGAAAATAAACAGCAGCACGACGGCGATCTTGACGACGACCATCACTTCATTGAAGCGGGCTGTCTCTTTGACTCCCCGGGATAGCAAATAGGAGATCAGCAGAATGATGACCACTGCCGGCAGATTGATAAAGGTGCCCTCGTCTGCATTATACGCCCCCGATAAAGCGGTCGGCAAATGTACGCCGAAGCCTTCCAGCAGCCCCTGGAAATAACCCGACCAACCGCTGCATACCGCGGCGGCAGCCACTCCGTATTCCAGCACCAGATCCCAGCCCAGAATCCAGGCCAGCAGCTCGCCGAACGCAACATAGGTGTATGCGAAGCAAATTCGGAGTAGCAGAGCGCCGACAGAACACAGGCCAAGACACTTGGGGGGCGGCGAGCGGTTTTTTGCGAAGTAAATTCATGCTGTAATTCTCTAGACACATATCCATAATCGTAATTTACAAACCGCGGCAAAAAATCCAGAAAAAAGTTATCCGCTTCGGGATTCAGCACATTCCCAGATTTTCGTTGTTGGTCCTTGTTATTAATGGGTAATGGATTAAATAACGAGTTCTTGAAAAGACTATCGAATGAGGCTATGATGGTTAAGATTGGACAAGAAAAATTCACAATTTCGAAGGAGATGGAACTATGGCCCCCCCTTTCAAACCTAACCGGGTCGTCGTTATCGGCACCGGTGCCGTTGGTACGACCACCGCTTACACCCTGCTGCTGCGCCGCCGCATGCCCGAACTCGTATTAATTGACGTCAACCACCAAAAGGCGCTTGGTGAAGCGCTCGACATGAACCACGGGATGCCTTTTGTAGGCGGAGTAAAGCTGTGGGCCGGAACCTACGAAGACTGCCGCGACGCGGACATTATCATTGTAACCGCGGGGGCTTCCCAAAAGCCCGGCGAGACGCGCATCGACCTCCTGCGCAAAAACATTTCGATTTTCCGGGATATTATCCAAAAGATTACGAAATATAATTCGCACGCCATTTTGCTGATTGCAACCAATCCAGTCGATATTCTTTCTTATGCCACTTTGAAAATCAGCGGCTTCGACCGCAGACGCGTCATCGGGTCCGGCACCGTGCTGGACAGCGCCCGCTTCCGTTACCTGATCGGGAAGCACAAAGAGATCGACCCGCGGAGCATTCACGGTTCCATCATCGGTGAGCATGGCGACTCCGAGGTTCCCGTATGGAGTCTGGCCAACATCAGCGGCGGCATCGATCTCGGCTTTAACGACCAAACCCGCGAGGAGATTTACGAAAACACGAAGAACGCCGCCTATGAAATCATTAATGCCAAAGGAGCGACCTCCTATGCCATCGGGCTTGCGCTGGACCGGATCGTGGAGGCCATCCTCAGCAATGAAGGCGCCGTCCTGAACGTTTCAACACTGCTTAACAACTATAACGGCGTATCCGAAGTCTTCCTCGGCGCACCGTGCGTTGTCGACCGTTCCGGTGTTCGCGAAGTGCTGCAGCTGCCGCTGAGCGACGAAGAACGGAATTTATTCCAGCAGTCTGCCGAGAAGCTTAAGTCCGAAATCGCGAAACTGGAGCTGTAAGTCAAGCTCAATTGAAGCAGGAAGCGCACAGAGAAGAAGCCACCAAGCGTTAAACAGCCGGCGGCTTCTTTTGCGTTGGACTTCCCGGATGATTCTCTAATCTTCGCGGGGTTCCCCGTCGTCCTCCGTCCATTTCTTCTCCATCAGGCGGTTTGCCAACCGGTCAAACGGCTCCGGCTGAAGCAGCTCCACAGGCGAAAATCCTTTATCAAAAGTAAAAGAAGACCCTTCGATCACAAGCGCATAACGGTCGCCAAGCGTGGCGATATGGATCTTGTCCCCGTAATCCGCCAAAAATCCTTTGACATAGGTGTCGCCGATTTTGAATTTCAGCTCGATTTCCGGCTTGATGTCGATAATCCGCGCCGCCGCCTCGATGACTTCCTCAGGCTCCCACTTATGCTGGATATCTCGCTTCTCGCTTGCCGCCCAAAGCTCCAAATCCCGCTCGGTCTGCTGGCGTTCCTCATGGGATTCGTCCGGCCACTTCGTCTCCACATAGCTCTGCACGTACTCCATGACCTGATCGTTCACAATCTCGGGAATCGACTGCTCGTAGGTGACGAACTTCAGAAAATCCTCGAAATAACGGGCATGCGAAGACTGGTGGATCTTGAGCTCCCACTCCTCCACCATGCCTTCCTCCAGCATATAAGGATACTGGATCGACTTCATATTGCGGGCGCTGATTGCCATTTCCACTTCGCTGATCAGACTGCGCTCATCGGAAATACGGGCGATTTTGGACTCGAAATCGCATTTCATGATGAACACGAACGGGTCGTCGCCATGGGTGCGCAGGACAGCCTGGGAAACGATAAGCGCTCCCCCGCGAACGGCGCTCGTGTCGAGATAGCTTCGGACCAGATCATCGCCGAAATTGTGAAAGGATTCCACGTCTTCCGCCGCGCGCAGCCGCGTCAGCTGATTAAAGTTGGGATTGCTGTCAAGGTCGTACCCCGGCTCCACAAGAAAGCGCCCGATCTTGGTCGGCGCCTGCTCCGATTGCGGATTTTTCTCCACCTTGCGCTTGGCTGTCCGCGTAAACTCCCCGTCCAGAAACTTCTTGATCTCGCTGTGCTCATACTCTTCTTCATCCAGCGTTTGGTAATGCTTGTATGATTTTGCGCCTTGTCCTTCATTTCCTTCTACCTGAATCACATAAAAGGACAGAAATTGGACATTAAATTTCATGTCTGCAACCTCATTTCATGTTAACCGATTATCGGCGTTCTTGTAACCAATATCTTTCACAGTGGCGTTAACTCAATGTTATGTTTTAGAGGTGGAGCTGCAGGCGGGACATGGCTTCTTCTTTTTCCTTGTCTGTAATATGGGTGTACACCGTCGTTGTCTGAATAGAGGAATGTCCTAGCAATTCCTGGACGGTCCGCAAATCCGCACCCTTGCGCAGCAGCATCGTGGCAAAGGAGTGCCGAAGCTTATGGCTGGAAAAAGAACGCCGGTAGGCAGCCGGAGTTCCGCTCTGGAAGCGCTGAAAGGTCTCGGCGGCAATGCCCTGAATGGCGCGGATCGAGAGGCGGCGGCCTTTCTGCGAGATGAACATCGCTTCTTCCCTGCTTCCGCGCCAAGGCGTCAGCCGTTCCTCCAGCGCATGGTCCAGATAAGGGGCGACATCCCCCGGCACGGGAACATTACGCCATTTGCGCCCTTTACCGAATATGCGCAGCGTGCGCCGTTCCGGATGATAATCTCCCAAATTGAGCGTATGTACCTCCCCAACGCGCAGCCCCATATAAGCCATCAGCAGAAAAATGGCTAAATTGCGTTCTCTGTACTTGCCGTCCACATTAGCCAGAAAGAGCCGTATATCGTCCTCGTCCAAATAGACCGGCTCCCGGTTTTTCTCGGTCTTGGACTTTTTGATGCCCGCCGCGGGATTGCCGGTCAACAGTTCAAGTTCGATCAGCGATTTGAAGAAGCAGCTGACCGAGGCGTGCTTGCGGTTCCTAGTGGCGTCGCTTACTCCGCTTTCGCGCATCGAGGTAAGGAAGGAGATGACATGCAGCTTTTTGACGTTATCCAGCTTCTTGCCGTTCAGACTGATTAAGAACTGCCGGACATCGACCAGATACGATTTTCGGGTATACGGCGTGTAGCCCGCGTCCTTCATCCAGACGATAAAGGCTTCGAGTTCTTCTTCATATTCCAGCAGGGCTTCGTCCACGCAGATTCTCTCCTCCCTTTTTCCGACCACTTATTATAGCAGATATTAACTTAGCCGTGAACGCCTTGGCGCTGCCACCCCGACGCATGCTTCCGCACCGTTTCCATAAATGCTTCGAGCGCCGGCGACTTCCATTTTTTGCGGTGATATGCAACCTGTGTCGCCACCCGCTGGGATTCATCATCCCAGTTCAGCCGCGCCAGCGTTCCTTCCGCGAGTTCTTTTTGCACCGTAACCAGCGGCAAAAAGGAAATGCCCAGACCGGCCATAACGCACTGCTTGATCGCTTCGATGCTCCAAAATTCCAGCTTCGGGTCCGGGTACACACCGTGCGCATTCAAATGCTGCTCGAACAGCATCCGGTACGAACAGCCCGTCTCGGTATGCAGAATCGTCTCCTCTTTCAGATCGGACGGCTCGACTGCGGCAAGGTGAACCAGCCTGTGATTCACCGGCGCAACCAGCGCCATTTCCTCCTGCACCAGCGTCTCGATATGCAGATCCTTGTCGTCCTGTTCGGGCTGCAGCAGAAAAGCCAAATCCACCTCGCCCGACCGGATCATTTCCCGCAAATCCCAGCAGAAACCGGGTTTGAGAATCATCTCAACCTGGGGATACCTTTCTCTGTATTCGCGAATGATGCCGGGGAGCCGAAAGGCCGCGAGAGATTCGGGCCCGCCGATCTTAAGCGATCCGCCGATGCCGCTTTGCGAGCGCAGCGCATTCTCGGCCATGGCATGCATTTTGGATATCTCCTGGGCATATGGCAGAAGACGGCGTCCGGCGTCGGTCAGGGTGATTCTTTTGCCGATCCGGTTAAACAGCGGTTGACCCAGTTCGCTTTCCAAAGCTTGAATTTGCGCCGTAATGCTGGACTGGGCGTAATCGAGCTTCTGGGCGGCCCGTGTGAAGCTCCCTGCTTCCACCACGACTAAAAAAGTAAAAAGATGACGGGATTCCATCGACATGCACCCTTCCATCGGAATTTTGAATGGATGTCATCTAAACATTCCGTTTTTCCAATAGGACTATTATCTGATACTCTTTAACAAAAGACAAGAAAGACAAGAAAGGCTGGATGATTTAAATGAAGGAATCCAATTCGCTGCAAAACCATATCGGGATGCCGCAGGCGATCGCTCTATATATCGGTGCGGTGCTCGGATCGGGGGTGCTTATCGTGCCTGGACTGGCCGCGGAAATGGCGGGGCCCGCTTCGCTGCTCTCTTGGGGATTCATGACGCTGCTGATTCTGCCGATGGCGCTCTCGATGGGCCTGCTCTCTGCCAAATTCCCGAACGCCGGCGGTGTGTCTCATTTCGTCTCGCTTGCTTTCGGGGAACGCGCCGGCACGCTGGTCGGCTGGTTCTTCCTCATGTCCGTGCCGATCGGCGCTCCCGTAGCTGCCCTGACCGGAGCGGGCTATATGTCCGCCGCCATGGGCTGGGGCGAACCGGCGCGAATCGCGCTGGCCGCCGCGATCCTGGTTACCGGGCTCGGCATGAACTGGGTCGGCATGCAGCTCGCCGGGAAAGTGCAAATCGCCGTCGTGCTCGCCATCGTTGCCGTGCTCGTCTTCGCTTTTTCCGCCGCGCTGCCGCGGATGGATAGCACCGCCTTTACCCCATTTGTCCCGCATGGCTGGATGAACGTCGGCAAGGCAACGGCGATTCTGTTCTGGTGCTTTATCGGCTGGGAAGCGGTCTCCCATCTGTCCGAGGAGTTCAAGGACCCACAGCGCGCAGCGGTCAAGGGGGTTACCATCTCTGCCATTGTTGTCGGCGCGCTATATTTCTTGACGGCGCTGGCTGTGGTAGGCACCGAAAGCTACCTTAAAGGAAGCTCCTCCTCGCTGGTCTGGATGATCAGCCGGCCGCTTGGGCAATGGGGCGGGCTAATCGCCGGACTCACGGGTCTGTTCATCTGCACCGCCACAATTATAGCTTATGCCGGCGCCGCTTCAAGGGTAGCCTACTCGATGGCGCGCCAGGGCCACGCCCCAAGGTGGATGGGCAGGATGTCCAGCCGGTTCCATACGCCGATCGGCGCGCTGGCTTTCCTCCTGCTGTGCTTTACAACAGTGATGACGTTGTACGGCAGCGGCCTTGTTTCACTGACGACCCTGATTACGTTTCCGAACGCCACCTTCATCCTGACCTATATCGGGGGGTGCGCGGCTGGAATCCGGCTACTCAAAGGCAACCGGTTCGGAGTTGCCATCAGCTGGATTTCCTTTGCCGCGACTGCGGCCGTGTTTCCTTTTACGGGCATGGCGATTGCCTATCCTTGCATCATCATTGCCTTTTATTTCGCCTTCACCTTCTACAAGAAGCGGAAGACTGCCTTTAAGGCTCAATCCGCTCCGGTTAAATGTCCCGAACAGCGGACCGAAGTATCCTGAAATAGCTCATTGCAAAAACCTGCAAAAACCGCCGGCAGAGCATCGAATGACAGCTCTGCCGGCGGTTTTATTATTGAAAAATCGGTTTCTTGCCTATTTCCCGTCGGACTGGCGGGATTGATAATACTCCACCGCTTTTTGCAGCAGCTGCTGCATTGAGCCGAAAGAGGTGGTTTCCTTCACCTGATTGTCCAGCTTGTCCTGCGGCACCTCGGTTATCTTTTGCGCAGAATCGCCAGCGGAGCCGAGTCCGGCTTTCTCCAGCAGTTCTCCGATCGACTGGAACGGCGTATACTTCTGCATGAATTCCGGAGTCAGCAGATTGTCGAGAGGCAGCTTTTGCAGCAGTTGGTCTAAAGGAAGACTTTTTGCGATTTCCATCAGCCCTCCCGGAGACTTCGCTTTCTCGATCAATCCCTTCAAGTCGCCAAAACCGCCCAAATTGAGTCCCATAGGTGATCCTCCTTTTATCCAGCTGTGAATAAAATTTGATGTTCTCCTCTTTCTTACCCGGTTTGGTCCAATCTGATTCGATATCGCGCAAATCAGTGTTCTCATTCATTATAGTTTACATAATATATTTTATGTTAACTTATTTTGCCACATGTATTTATTTTCCATATATAGCAACTCACTCCCCGCTTCAGGAGTCAAATACATAGATGAATAACAAGGAGATGAAATTGTTGAGAAAAACGGATTTTATTCTGAACGCACTGCTCGCCGCAGCCCTGCTTACCACCAGTGACGGACTTTACGGACACATCGCCGCCGCGGATACCGTACAAGGAAATATCTCATCCGTTTCCGTAGCGGCCAACTCCGCAACCCCTGTTCTCAAGCCGATCTGGCAGGCAAAAACAAACGGAACGAGACTTTATGATAAACAGGCCCCCATGTCGAACGGCCTTGTGTATTATGCTGCAAGCGGCAAACTCATCGCGGCGGACCTCAAGACAGGCCAGTTGAAATGGTCCATCCCGGGAGGACACTCCCCCGAAGTTATAACTAACAATTCCGTCTTTTACACCACAAACGGTGGCGATCTGGTGCGGGCTAATGCCCGAAACGGAAAGGTAATTTGGAAAGTGAAAGGGGTCAATGCCTTTTCTGAGGCTGGAGCGCATGCCGGACTTGTAAGCGGGACCTTGGTTTATTTTAACGAAAACGGCGGACTCGCCGCCTACAGTCCTTCGAACGGCAAGAAAAAATGGGAGAACAAAGCGTTGCCCATGTACGCAAGCTCCCTGATCGGCCAATATGACGGCGTACTCGTAGTCTCCAGTACCGTGGATAATTACCGGACGCAATTTTTCGGTCTTGATCCCGCTACCGGCAAACAAAAGTGGAGAACTGAGGGCGTCTACTCCTTCCTCGCCTACCGGAACGGGCAGCTTATAATGCGCCGGCAGCCGGACCTTTCAACGGTTACCGGCGGAGTGCCAACTCCCGGTTATTTGGTCACATGGGTTCAGCTGAATCCCCGAACCGGAAAGGTGACCAGAACAGAGAACTACACCCCTCTTGATGATGTAAGCCGACTGGGCAACAGCTATACCTCCATTGCGGGCCCCTATCTCTATACCGCCGACGGCAATCTCGATAAGAACGGGGCCTTCCTTCGCCGCTACACTTTGGGTCAAGACAGCAACACAGAACCTGTCAGCTATGAAAGGTTTGGGAAATGGCTCGCCGGTCCGATCAACGGCATGGCCTTCTTTGCACAGGGAACCGAACTGATCGGCGTCAAATTAAATGATCTTAGTGCGATTTCCTACGGCAACTCTCCGAGTCCCGTATCCCGGGTTCAAACTTTAGGCAGGGGCGTATTCGCCAGTTTGGACAACGGAGACTTTTACTTGATCGAGGTGGCGACGGGCAAAAGGCTCGGACGTATCTCAACGAAAGCTACCGAGATCGGCAATGCCTATACGGTAGATGGCATGCTGCTCGTTCAGACGAACAAGGGATTATTCGCCGCCGCCCTTCCGAAATCGTTGAAATAGTCAAAAAATGGAGCGAATCCGCCCGTCCACTTCTCCATTCGCCTTGAAAAAAATCGTTTAAATCAAAAACAGCGTATAATATATGTTATACGCTGTTTTTTCGCGGTATAAATGTCCACAAACACATCATCCCCGGCTATATTATGCCAATCTATCAATTTTAAATCTTTTTAGCCATAGGGATCATACCGGGGATTTCAGGACAAATGCGTGTTAAAATGTCTACAGGGATTCAAAGTAAATAAATAGATATATACTTTGGGGAGGAATATGATATGGAGAGACCTATGATAGGGGTTTTACCTTTGTATGATAAGAATAAAGAAAGCTACTGGATGCTGCCAGGTTATATGAAAGGGATTGAAGATGCTGGTGGAATTCCGATCATGTTGCCATTAACCTCGGATATAGAGATAATTACAAAAATAGCAAATAGGTTTGATGGCTTTCTCTTTACAGGTGGACATGACGTTAATCCCAAAATTTACGGTGAGAACGTAGAAGATATTTGCGGGGAAATGTGTAATGAGCGGGATGATATGGAGACAACTCTATTTAAACATGTAGTAGATTTGGATAAACCAGCCTTTGGGATCTGCCGTGGGATACAGTTGTTTAACGCCTTGCTAGGCGGAACTTTATATCAGGATATTCCAACTCAGCTAAGATCTGAAGTTGAACACAATCAAGCACCTCCATTTACTAAACCAGTTCACAATGTATACATAGAAAAAGGAAACCCGCTTTATCATATTATTCAAACAGAATCTTTAAAAGTAAATAGCTACCATCATCAGGGGATTAAGAAGCTATCAGAGCAATTACTTTCAATTGCGGAAGCTGAAGATGGACTAATAGAAGCTGTAATTATGCCGCAAAAAAAGTTTATTTTAGCTGTTCAGTGGCATCCGGAATTTAACTACAAATTGGATGATTATAACTTTAGATTATTTAAGGAATTTGTAACATCATGTGAGAAGTAAGGAGCTAAGCTATAAGCAAAACTTGTTTCCGCTCGTCCCAAAAAAAACAGGTACCGACCTTTTCATAGAAGATATCCGTACCTGTTTGTTTCATCTTTAGCAATTCTTTAGCAATTCTTTAGGAATTCAGAGTTTGTGGCTGTATCATAACTTGTTCATCCAATCTCAGCTCCATAACCTGCCCCGCATGGGTCAAACCGGCGCCAAAGCCGTACAAAAGAAGCCTATCCCCATTTTTAACTTTTCCTTCGCGAATGCCGAGGTCGAGAGATAAAGGAATGGTCGCCGCCGATGTATTCCCGAAATGGACTAAGCTGTACAGTGTCTTGTCCATCGGGTGGCCTATTTTTTCACAGATCGGCTCGATGATCCGCAGGTTGGCGCTATGAGGGATGAACCAGTCCACTTCGTCTATGGTAATGTCCGTTTTGTTCAAAAGCTCTTTGATCCCGCCCGGAATATTCCGGACTGCCCAGCGGTACACCTCACGGCCATTTTGCACAAGGCTTCTTGTATCGACTAATTCAATCTCCTTGACTTTATTCGCTAAATTAGCGCGGTACACATGATGCGCCCCGCTCCCGTCACTTTCGAGGTGATACCCCATGAAGCTTTGAAAATGGTCATCCTGTTCGACCAGCACGGCGCCGGCACCGTCGCCAAATAGCACACAGGTGGTCCGATCGGTGTAGTCCGTGATTTTGGACATGGTGTCCGCGCCGATGACGAGTATTTTCTTGTGAAGCCCGGATGAAATCAAACTGTGCGCAACATGCAGCGCATAGACAAATCCCGAGCATGCCGCGCTTAGATCCATCCCTCCCGTCCGGGCGATCTGTAATCGGTCCTGAACAAGGCTGGCAACCGAGGGGAACGTAAAATCCGGCGTACTGGTCGCTACGATAACCATATCCACGTCTTCTACGTTCTTATTGAACCGCTGAATCAGATTGCTAACCGCAGCCGCACATA
This region of Paenibacillus sp. URB8-2 genomic DNA includes:
- a CDS encoding DUF3900 domain-containing protein, giving the protein MKFNVQFLSFYVIQVEGNEGQGAKSYKHYQTLDEEEYEHSEIKKFLDGEFTRTAKRKVEKNPQSEQAPTKIGRFLVEPGYDLDSNPNFNQLTRLRAAEDVESFHNFGDDLVRSYLDTSAVRGGALIVSQAVLRTHGDDPFVFIMKCDFESKIARISDERSLISEVEMAISARNMKSIQYPYMLEEGMVEEWELKIHQSSHARYFEDFLKFVTYEQSIPEIVNDQVMEYVQSYVETKWPDESHEERQQTERDLELWAASEKRDIQHKWEPEEVIEAAARIIDIKPEIELKFKIGDTYVKGFLADYGDKIHIATLGDRYALVIEGSSFTFDKGFSPVELLQPEPFDRLANRLMEKKWTEDDGEPRED
- a CDS encoding gamma-glutamyl-gamma-aminobutyrate hydrolase family protein, coding for MERPMIGVLPLYDKNKESYWMLPGYMKGIEDAGGIPIMLPLTSDIEIITKIANRFDGFLFTGGHDVNPKIYGENVEDICGEMCNERDDMETTLFKHVVDLDKPAFGICRGIQLFNALLGGTLYQDIPTQLRSEVEHNQAPPFTKPVHNVYIEKGNPLYHIIQTESLKVNSYHHQGIKKLSEQLLSIAEAEDGLIEAVIMPQKKFILAVQWHPEFNYKLDDYNFRLFKEFVTSCEK
- a CDS encoding APC family permease, which produces MKESNSLQNHIGMPQAIALYIGAVLGSGVLIVPGLAAEMAGPASLLSWGFMTLLILPMALSMGLLSAKFPNAGGVSHFVSLAFGERAGTLVGWFFLMSVPIGAPVAALTGAGYMSAAMGWGEPARIALAAAILVTGLGMNWVGMQLAGKVQIAVVLAIVAVLVFAFSAALPRMDSTAFTPFVPHGWMNVGKATAILFWCFIGWEAVSHLSEEFKDPQRAAVKGVTISAIVVGALYFLTALAVVGTESYLKGSSSSLVWMISRPLGQWGGLIAGLTGLFICTATIIAYAGAASRVAYSMARQGHAPRWMGRMSSRFHTPIGALAFLLLCFTTVMTLYGSGLVSLTTLITFPNATFILTYIGGCAAGIRLLKGNRFGVAISWISFAATAAVFPFTGMAIAYPCIIIAFYFAFTFYKKRKTAFKAQSAPVKCPEQRTEVS
- a CDS encoding ketoacyl-ACP synthase III, which translates into the protein MAGARITAIGSYVPNKRLTNSDLERMVDTNNDWIIQRTGIQERRISRPDEFTSDLCAAAVSNLIQRFNKNVEDVDMVIVATSTPDFTFPSVASLVQDRLQIARTGGMDLSAACSGFVYALHVAHSLISSGLHKKILVIGADTMSKITDYTDRTTCVLFGDGAGAVLVEQDDHFQSFMGYHLESDGSGAHHVYRANLANKVKEIELVDTRSLVQNGREVYRWAVRNIPGGIKELLNKTDITIDEVDWFIPHSANLRIIEPICEKIGHPMDKTLYSLVHFGNTSAATIPLSLDLGIREGKVKNGDRLLLYGFGAGLTHAGQVMELRLDEQVMIQPQTLNS
- a CDS encoding L-lactate dehydrogenase; amino-acid sequence: MAPPFKPNRVVVIGTGAVGTTTAYTLLLRRRMPELVLIDVNHQKALGEALDMNHGMPFVGGVKLWAGTYEDCRDADIIIVTAGASQKPGETRIDLLRKNISIFRDIIQKITKYNSHAILLIATNPVDILSYATLKISGFDRRRVIGSGTVLDSARFRYLIGKHKEIDPRSIHGSIIGEHGDSEVPVWSLANISGGIDLGFNDQTREEIYENTKNAAYEIINAKGATSYAIGLALDRIVEAILSNEGAVLNVSTLLNNYNGVSEVFLGAPCVVDRSGVREVLQLPLSDEERNLFQQSAEKLKSEIAKLEL
- a CDS encoding outer membrane protein assembly factor BamB family protein, producing the protein MRKTDFILNALLAAALLTTSDGLYGHIAAADTVQGNISSVSVAANSATPVLKPIWQAKTNGTRLYDKQAPMSNGLVYYAASGKLIAADLKTGQLKWSIPGGHSPEVITNNSVFYTTNGGDLVRANARNGKVIWKVKGVNAFSEAGAHAGLVSGTLVYFNENGGLAAYSPSNGKKKWENKALPMYASSLIGQYDGVLVVSSTVDNYRTQFFGLDPATGKQKWRTEGVYSFLAYRNGQLIMRRQPDLSTVTGGVPTPGYLVTWVQLNPRTGKVTRTENYTPLDDVSRLGNSYTSIAGPYLYTADGNLDKNGAFLRRYTLGQDSNTEPVSYERFGKWLAGPINGMAFFAQGTELIGVKLNDLSAISYGNSPSPVSRVQTLGRGVFASLDNGDFYLIEVATGKRLGRISTKATEIGNAYTVDGMLLVQTNKGLFAAALPKSLK
- a CDS encoding LysR family transcriptional regulator, translating into MESRHLFTFLVVVEAGSFTRAAQKLDYAQSSITAQIQALESELGQPLFNRIGKRITLTDAGRRLLPYAQEISKMHAMAENALRSQSGIGGSLKIGGPESLAAFRLPGIIREYRERYPQVEMILKPGFCWDLREMIRSGEVDLAFLLQPEQDDKDLHIETLVQEEMALVAPVNHRLVHLAAVEPSDLKEETILHTETGCSYRMLFEQHLNAHGVYPDPKLEFWSIEAIKQCVMAGLGISFLPLVTVQKELAEGTLARLNWDDESQRVATQVAYHRKKWKSPALEAFMETVRKHASGWQRQGVHG
- a CDS encoding tyrosine-type recombinase/integrase, producing the protein MDEALLEYEEELEAFIVWMKDAGYTPYTRKSYLVDVRQFLISLNGKKLDNVKKLHVISFLTSMRESGVSDATRNRKHASVSCFFKSLIELELLTGNPAAGIKKSKTEKNREPVYLDEDDIRLFLANVDGKYRERNLAIFLLMAYMGLRVGEVHTLNLGDYHPERRTLRIFGKGRKWRNVPVPGDVAPYLDHALEERLTPWRGSREEAMFISQKGRRLSIRAIQGIAAETFQRFQSGTPAAYRRSFSSHKLRHSFATMLLRKGADLRTVQELLGHSSIQTTTVYTHITDKEKEEAMSRLQLHL